AGAAGCAAAAATAGCTGCAGAAGAAGCACGAAAAAAACAAATTGATGCTAAAGCTAAAATTCTTGAAGAACGTAAAAAAACTCTTGAAGAACGTAAAAAAGTTATAGAAGACAAAAAGAAAAAGGCATTAGAAGATAGAGAGGCTGTTAAAAAAACAACTGTTACAGCTAATGATAAAACTAACGTTCTAAAAGAAGCTGAAAAAGCAATTGACACAACTAGCGAAAAAGCAAAAGTAACTCCAGAAGAAGCTACTAAAAAACAAACAGACGCTAAAGAAAAACTAATTGAGGAACGTAAGAAAGTACTCGAAGAAAGAAAAAAAGCTTTAGAAGAAAGAAAGAAAAAAGTATTAGAAGAAAGAGAAGTTCTGAAAAAAGCAAACGAAGAAAAATTAAAACAAAAAACAAACTAATAATTAATTACTAAATATTTTAAACACGATGAAACAAATCAAAACTTTATTAATTGCTGCAATACTTATTTTAGGAGCAAGCCAAACAATTTCTGCTCAAGCAAAAACTGCTCATGTAGATGTTAGTGATATTATGTCAAAAATGCCAGCAATGTTAGAAGCTCAAAAGCAATTAGATAAATTGAGTACTACTTACGATGCAGATTACAAAAAAATGGTTACTGAATACCAAGCTAAATTAGCTCAATATGAAAAAGAAGCTGCAACAGTAACAGAAGTTGTAAATGGAGAACGTTCAAAAGAAGTTCAAGAAATGCAAAAAAGAATTGTTGATTATAGAGACAATGCTCAAAAAGAATTACAACAAAAAGAATCTGATATCGTTAAACCATTAATGGAAAAAGTTAGAGCTTCAATCCAAAAAGTTGGAAAAGCTAAAGGGTTCCAATATGTTCTTGATGGTTCTACACTTTTACTTGCTGATGGTCCTAACTTGACTGCTGATGTAAAAAAAGATTTAGGTTTCTAGTATAAACCCAACCTATAAAAAAACTGCTCATCCAAAATTTGTGATTGAGCAGTTTTTTTTTGCCATATTATAATTTATTAGGATATTTATATCATAGCATTTAACTTTGTTTATATGAATAATGACCAACCTATAGGAATATTTGATTCTGGTATTGGAGGAACTTCAATCTGGAGAGAAATACACCAATTATTACCAAATGAAAAGACTATATATCTTGCAGATAGCAAGAATGCTCCTTATGGTCAAAAATCAAAACAAGAAATTATTGCATTAAGTATGAAAAACACAGATTTTCTACTTAAAATGAAGTGCAAACTCATTGTAGTTGCATGCAATACTGCAACCACAAATGCGATACAAGAGTTACGCGAAAAATATGATATTCCGTTTATAGGTATTGAACCTGCAATAAAACCTGCAGCAAATAATTCAAAAACACAAACAATAGGAATCTTAGCTACTAAAGGAACGCTAAATAGTGAATTATTCAACAAGACTACCGAGATGTTCCAAGACACAAAAATCATTGAACAAGTAGGTTATGGATTAGTCCAGCTCATTGAAAACGGTCAAATCAATTCGCCCGAAATGACTCAACTACTCCAATCCTATCTTAAACCTATGATTGAAGCTAATATTGATTATTTAGTTTTAGGATGCAGCCATTACCCCTATTTGATTCCACAAATCAAAAAAATAGTACCACCACATATTCAAATTATTGATTCAGGCCAAGCAGTCGCTAAACAAACCCAAAAAATCTTGAACGATAAAGTAGGATTTAGCTCCGCTACAAAAAAGACTCCCGTTTTTTATACTAATACTAATCCAAAAGTATTGTCTGAAATATTAGAAGGAAAATATCTTGTTGAACAAATAGATTTTTAATTAAAAGTCTTTCTTTGAAAAAATCCATTTATAACATTAAGAGCATGAAGTGATAGTGATTATTCTTCGTCTTTAAACCAACTCGAATACATCACGTAATTATTGGAAATACGCTCTATTTCGCCTGCAAAATTAGATTGATCTATGTCTTTTACTTTCTTTGCAGGAACACCCGCATATATACTTCCCGAAGTGACTACAGTGTTTTGAGTAACAACTGCTCCTGCCGCAATAATAGAATTACTTTCTACAATACAATTATCCATTACAATGGCTCCCATTCCTATCAATACATTATCATGAATCGTGCAACCATGCACAATAGCATTATGTCCAATAGAAACATTATTTCCTATGATTGTGGGATGTTTTTGATACGTACAATGTACAATTGCACCATCTTGAATATTTACTTTATTCCCTATTTTGATGAAATTCACATCGCCTCTAATAACGGCATTGAACCAAACACTACACGAATGACCAAAACTTACATCGCCAACTATAGTAGCATTCTCAGCTACATAACAATCATCAGGTATAGATGGAGTTTTTCCGTTAACAGATTTTATTAACATCGAATTTGATTTTAAAAATTAATTAATGGCAGGACAATTACAATCGTATTTCTCAGGTTTGCAGAATAAATTAAGTCCCAAAGTAATCTGATGGTATCCACCAGTATCAAATCTTATATCCCCTGAAACTTTTGAATAGGTATAGGCAAACATAAAATTTTTGAAATTAACCCCTACAATTGGAGTTATATACTGCAGTTTTTGTGAAGAAACACCAGTGCCATTTAGATATTGAGCACCATCAAAGCTTCTTCTATAAGACAATCCTCCCCATAACATCCCAAAATCAAGTTGTTTATAGGCTTTCAAATTAAGATCAATTGATTTTTCTTGTGTTTTGTCAATTAACTGAAACATAATTGATGGTTCCCACAAAACTTTGTCTTTGTTTCCAAAAACATATCCTAAACTCAAGAGATATTTTCTTAAATTATCACTTTCAAATTCGGTATAAAGCTCTCTTCTAGTTTCTATAGCACCCTGAACTGTAGCATGAGCGTAGAAATTTAAATAATTATAAGAAGCTCCAAAATCAACATTAAAATAAGAGTCTTTCTGAACTTGCCCAAAAACTATAGGATCAAAATCTGTAAATTCAGTTTCATCTAATTGACTTTGGATTAACCCTGCACTTATACCAAAAGACAATTGATTCAAGTCAATTTCGTCTCTTGAAAACATAATGTGATAGGCATAGGTAAGTTTAACCCCTTTTTGAGAATGATACCCATTTTTATCGTTAAAAAGAATAATCCCAGCTCCTGTTCTTTCGCCTACTCTACCATTCAGACTTAGTGTTTGCAGTTCTGGCGCATCTTGTTGATTAAACCATTGCTTACGTCCCGTGAATCTTAATTTAGCACAATTAGCCGCTCCAGCCATCGAAGGATGAACTAAGTAATAATTATCAGACAAATAATCGGAATATACCGGTATTCCTTCTTGTGAAAAGGAATAAAAGCTTATAAAAAAAAGTAAAACTAAAAACTTAATTCTGGTATACATTGAGGTTTTTTTATACAAAAAGATAGGCTAAAATAGTAAAATGTTTAACACAAAAAACGAATTGACAACTATGACTATCTAAAAAAAAGTTAATTTATTCCATTAAAAACCAAATATAGGTATTCGTAGAAAATAACTTCACTAAATTTGCAAAAAAATACATCTTATCATGACTAAAATTATCATAAAAGAAACTCAAAACCCAACTATACTAAAATTTGAATTTCCTGATTTTATAACTCAGAACGAAAGTTTTGAATTTAAAAACATAGACGAAGCAAAATCATCTCCTTTAGCACAACAACTTTTTTACTTGCCTTTTGTAAAAACCGTATATATTTCAGGGAATTTTATCGCTATCGAAAAATTCAGCATTGTAGAATGGGAAGATGTAAAAGATGCAGTAGCAGAACAAATAGAAAATTTTGTGAATGATGGTGGTATCATAATTGCTGAACAAGAAAACAAAGCCAAAAAACAGCCTATCACCGTTTATGGAGAAACTACTCCAAATCCTTCTGCTTTAAAATTTGTGGTCAGCAGAATGTTAACTAAAACTGCGGTAGAATTTAAAAATATAGATCAAACTGCTTCTTCTCCATTAGCTAAAGAATTATTCAAATTTGCTTACGTTAAAGAAATTTTTATTGATGAAAATTATATTTCAGTGACTAAATATGAAATTAATGAATGGCAAGAAATAACATTAGAATTAAGAAGTTTCATCAAGCAATATATCGAGAATGGCGGAATAGTTTTAGACGAAAATTTCATTCAAGCAGCTACCGTTGAAGAAAACAATAAAACACAAGATTTTGATAACCTTGATGTTACATCACAACAAATCATCAATATATTAGAAGAATATGTAAAACCTGCTGTAGCAGCCGATGGTGGAAATATTGCTTTTGATTCTTATAATGAATCCGACAAAACAGTAAAA
Above is a window of Flavobacterium sp. 123 DNA encoding:
- a CDS encoding NifU family protein yields the protein MTKIIIKETQNPTILKFEFPDFITQNESFEFKNIDEAKSSPLAQQLFYLPFVKTVYISGNFIAIEKFSIVEWEDVKDAVAEQIENFVNDGGIIIAEQENKAKKQPITVYGETTPNPSALKFVVSRMLTKTAVEFKNIDQTASSPLAKELFKFAYVKEIFIDENYISVTKYEINEWQEITLELRSFIKQYIENGGIVLDENFIQAATVEENNKTQDFDNLDVTSQQIINILEEYVKPAVAADGGNIAFDSYNESDKTVKVILQGACSGCPSSTFTLKSGIENMLKSMLNDENIKVEAINA
- a CDS encoding OmpH family outer membrane protein → MKQIKTLLIAAILILGASQTISAQAKTAHVDVSDIMSKMPAMLEAQKQLDKLSTTYDADYKKMVTEYQAKLAQYEKEAATVTEVVNGERSKEVQEMQKRIVDYRDNAQKELQQKESDIVKPLMEKVRASIQKVGKAKGFQYVLDGSTLLLADGPNLTADVKKDLGF
- the murI gene encoding glutamate racemase, whose product is MNNDQPIGIFDSGIGGTSIWREIHQLLPNEKTIYLADSKNAPYGQKSKQEIIALSMKNTDFLLKMKCKLIVVACNTATTNAIQELREKYDIPFIGIEPAIKPAANNSKTQTIGILATKGTLNSELFNKTTEMFQDTKIIEQVGYGLVQLIENGQINSPEMTQLLQSYLKPMIEANIDYLVLGCSHYPYLIPQIKKIVPPHIQIIDSGQAVAKQTQKILNDKVGFSSATKKTPVFYTNTNPKVLSEILEGKYLVEQIDF
- a CDS encoding gamma carbonic anhydrase family protein, giving the protein MLIKSVNGKTPSIPDDCYVAENATIVGDVSFGHSCSVWFNAVIRGDVNFIKIGNKVNIQDGAIVHCTYQKHPTIIGNNVSIGHNAIVHGCTIHDNVLIGMGAIVMDNCIVESNSIIAAGAVVTQNTVVTSGSIYAGVPAKKVKDIDQSNFAGEIERISNNYVMYSSWFKDEE
- a CDS encoding type IX secretion system membrane protein PorP/SprF, with protein sequence MYTRIKFLVLLFFISFYSFSQEGIPVYSDYLSDNYYLVHPSMAGAANCAKLRFTGRKQWFNQQDAPELQTLSLNGRVGERTGAGIILFNDKNGYHSQKGVKLTYAYHIMFSRDEIDLNQLSFGISAGLIQSQLDETEFTDFDPIVFGQVQKDSYFNVDFGASYNYLNFYAHATVQGAIETRRELYTEFESDNLRKYLLSLGYVFGNKDKVLWEPSIMFQLIDKTQEKSIDLNLKAYKQLDFGMLWGGLSYRRSFDGAQYLNGTGVSSQKLQYITPIVGVNFKNFMFAYTYSKVSGDIRFDTGGYHQITLGLNLFCKPEKYDCNCPAIN